In one Pseudarthrobacter sp. NBSH8 genomic region, the following are encoded:
- a CDS encoding GNAT family N-acetyltransferase: MKVTTTTLQMLQPPAWTARPIPDVARLDRADGVTPEFARFLYGLVGGPWHWTDRLEWTRQQWAEELAVPGTEFRVLYGEGVPWGYVHLQPVVAEDGTHVEVRYFGLSEQAIGRGLGGLLLEHGITAAWSLTQRVDLPQVSRIWVHTCTLDGPAALANYQARGFVPCGTEEEDTEVAAEPLGSWVATGGR, encoded by the coding sequence ATGAAGGTCACCACCACAACGCTCCAGATGCTCCAGCCGCCCGCCTGGACGGCACGCCCTATACCGGATGTGGCACGGCTGGACCGGGCTGATGGGGTCACTCCGGAGTTCGCCCGCTTCCTCTATGGCCTGGTCGGCGGACCGTGGCACTGGACGGACCGGCTCGAGTGGACGCGGCAGCAGTGGGCCGAGGAACTCGCGGTGCCCGGGACGGAATTCCGGGTCCTCTATGGTGAGGGCGTGCCGTGGGGGTATGTCCACCTGCAACCCGTCGTCGCCGAAGATGGCACGCACGTGGAGGTCAGGTACTTCGGCCTTTCCGAGCAGGCGATCGGCCGGGGCCTCGGCGGCCTGCTGCTGGAGCACGGCATCACGGCGGCCTGGTCGCTGACACAACGCGTCGACCTGCCACAGGTGTCCCGCATCTGGGTCCACACCTGCACCCTCGATGGTCCCGCGGCCTTGGCGAATTACCAGGCGCGCGGCTTTGTGCCGTGCGGGACCGAGGAAGAGGACACAGAAGTGGCGGCCGAGCCGCTCGGTTCCTGGGTGGCCACCGGCGGTCGATGA